aaacctcgataagggggggggggggggggggggactcaaGGGAGagacaaaatttgttcgctataacgaggtttctttattttgaacTTCTTTATCATATGTTTTACAATTATTGGGATAAAGAAAATCATTCGTTATGCCAAGGACTTCGTTATTGCTGCCGGGCATCAGCCAGCAGCACACCACATTCTTGTAGTAGAAATAGCCGAACTACTCCCTAAAGAACCCTGAAAACACGCTTTGCCTCGGTTGGACTCAAAGTCTTCGTAACCGAGCGTTCTTGTCAAATGAGAAACTAAGCGCACGCTGTTAGCCCTAAAAAGTTTTAAGAGAATACACCGCGTGCTTAGCGACCGCGCCTCAGTATTTGAAGAAAACGTACGCGGGTAAAAACGAATGCGATACTGTTTCAATTATTCTGGTAAAAGGTTTTTCTCCACCGGATTCCGTCTTAAATGATCTACATAACTCTTCAGATCGTACCCAGCCTCTTCCAATAATTGCTGAAGATCTGGAAATTTAATGTATACGATATTGGCGCAATATCTTACagcaaaaataaactttaagtAAACTAGAATAAAACCAACTCATAACTGGTTTTCTAAGAATAACAAACTGACCCAGTCTAGCATGGTTTGCCTGTGTTCGCTTTTGTAAGTACAGCAGCGGTATAAACAAAAGGCTGCCACAAAAGTAGCCATAAGGTAGTAAGCCAGGGCAGGACATGTTACAGATCTTACAGTTGAGGCCTTAGTTCTGTTTCTTATCTGCAAACTATTAAAGCGAGTAGCACCGTAAAGCTCATTGCAGGGTATTCCAGAAATATCAACCTATACCCAGGTCTAGAATGGTTTGCCTGTGGCCTCCAACGTCCTGGCTCAAGTTGTTTAAAagttggataacgctatccaatGGATGCGTTTTGtacaaatcctaataatttcccgagccttaaATCTGTATCAGCTAGAGAGTGTAATTGAGTTCCCttatacttatccgctggatagtgtgATTTATTCGTAAGTTGAAAAGagctatccaacatttgaacattAACTTTGGTCTACTTTACCTGATATTAAAATGAAGCAAGGTTGGAGCCATTGCTTCAGTAAGGCCCTCCATTGCAAACTTTGAAGACGCGTAAATCTCATTGAAAGGTACTCCAACAATTCCAATATGGCTGCTGTTGTTAATTATACACCCGCTCCTTCTCTCTTTCATGCCTGGCAGCACAGCTTGGATCAGTCGCAAGGTACCAAAGAAGTTCACTTCAAACAATTCCTTGGCCATGTCCACTGGGACACACTCCATTATGGTTAACAATGCTACTCCAGCATTGTTGACTGTTGAGCATCAAGGTATTATTTACTGTTAGTTTTGTTACCAGGCCCACCTGGTTCATTATAACAGGGGAGAAGAGTGGAGGGGGAGTGATGGAGATCCAAATATCTCGCCTCCTGCACCTTCAATCCCGGTCATAATTTGTTGAAACATTTCCGGAAAACACAACATCAACTTAGTCGGTTCATGAATACACGTGTTGCTTCCCTATCCTCCCCTCCCTCAAAGTTGGTTTCACGCATTTGCTTGGGCATAAACGTCTTCCATTGAAAGAAAAGGgatggaaaactttgcaagcgCTTCAGTTATGACCGGGAACGCAATCCAGGTCATAATTTGTTGAAACACTTCCGGAAAACACAACATATTCATTAATTAAAACTTAGTCGTTTCATGAATGCACCCTCCGGCTTTCTTTACTGTTGGTTTCACGCGCTTGCTTGGGAATAAACGTCTTCGACGTCAAcattgaaagggaagggaaggaaaACGTGGGAAGCGTTTGAACAATTAAGATCGGGAATGTTGAATTTCCCGGTTTCCaccctccttttttttcttgcctcTCTTTTTTATGGTCCTTTCGTCTACTCACTGCAAAATGTTAAGCACTGACACGCATGCGTAATTGTTTCGTCGACGATTCCCTTCTTCCAGCTTTCTAccttttatttactttatttgcCCCCGGCGTAATAGGCAACGCCTACTTTATATTCCTGTTGTGATTTCGTAACCCCTACTTTGCATATTGCTTGGTCATGCTTATATTGTTTGTCCTAGCTCAATCTGACAAAGTCAGAAATCCTTATTGTTGCGACGCGAGTTTCACATtcacaaaaactttaaaaaaaaaggtcacaATTATGCAGCTCAAACATTTTTCAGTCTCTTTTAAGCGAACTCAAACTAACTTCTATGATTGTTTTGAAATTGCGGGCTATATAAAATCCACGTTGTCTATTGCGAATTAAATTGCCCCGGGTCAGCAATTTTCAACAGGAGCCGAGAAAGCAGTAAGCTAGAGAACATCCGTCGATTACTTATGTTTGAGCTCTTTCAACAGTTAGAGTCAGGGCTTCCAAAGGAGCTACCAGCCCTTTCGTATTGCGAGTCCTGTCGCGTTATCGCGCCTGCATGAGACTGCGCAAAAATTCGTTAGACTATAGCGAGGTCGATGCAATTCGATACAGTACTGAAAAGGAACTTTTAAATTGTCAAAAGGACAAAACTATTAATGTCAGGAACCACTTACACAACACATCAATTTTCCCTTCAGCGTCGAGCACCTCTTTAACAACCTTCGTGACTGATTCATCACTGCACACGTCCATCTGTTTGATAATCAAAGTGTCTCCAAGTTGATCCTTCCCTTCTTCCTCCAGTTGTCCTTTCTTCGCCAGATTTCGCATGGTGGCGTAAACCTTGAAGCGTTTCTCGGCATCTTTAGCGAGAAGCACAGCGGTAGCGAGTCCAATGCCGCTGGAACAACCAGAGATGAGCACGATTTGGAGAGACATGTCTTTTTTGATCTGGGGATCCTTATAACCACGAGAGGTCGGGGTCAGACATAGATTTGCATATTggtctttcttttttgtaaaaaaaataaaaacaattagaGCGTGACACGAACGCAAGAAACTATGTGtcacaaacaaattaaataggCACCAAATAGGATGTGTACGCAACGAGGAGCTCTTGAACCCCCCTTCAGAAGAAACggaacttaaaaagaaaaaaaagcaataaaagagAGAATTAGAAAGACAACTTAAGGATAAAAGACACTTAAAAAACTTTCTTAGCTTTACTTAAAGAAGTTTCGTCACGGAATttctcaaaattcaaacagagGACGGAACTGCCACCTAACTGGGTGAAACATGAATAACCGTTCGAAGAAGCTAAcgtatacattttttttttttttagctaacGTATACATGACACAGCAAACTGAATACAAAAGAAAGGCGCAGAtgaacaaacttgaagaagatattGAAaaggattgcaattgtggttttgaAGATTTGTTAGCCTCTTAGTCTTTTAAagttcatttctgttgtttgtaAGAAGTGAcgaatggtctttgcgagcattCGCGAGCTTGCGAGCACTGCTGTGATTTTTTTGCAAGCGCGAGCAGAGATACAAAAGTTTGCTTTTCGAGTAGCGAGCAGTTTAGAGAGTACAACTCGCGAGCAGCGAGCACTTCTTATATTTTCCGCTTGCAGCAATCCATATGGaaatccttttctttaaaataaaacagaaaataatttaaaacggagtttagcctgcgtagcaagcgtttccaatcgagttatttgcgcgaaagttagagcggaagcgaaaaaaaaaaaaggtggaagggGGAGTGGGAGGTttcttctttcccctccccctcctctgtcattccttttttcttttgctctcgtcccgacgttctcgacgaactcgcacgcaaacgcttgctacgcaggctaaacgGGGTTTTAATTTAGAGCGCATCAAGTTCTTTGAAGCTAGGTTGAGTGACACCTTATCGAGATCTAACCAATTACAGTCGCGTTTGATGCCAAATGACGTTACATTTTCGCTTCACTTCATCACGCACGTGTTCGTGCGGATCAGAAAGCAAAGGTCACAAGAAGAACAACCATAGTCGTATTTAGTAACTCTCGCCAAAATCCAAGACACACCAGCTCGCAAGGTCGCGAGGAATCACTCCAGCTTTGTTCTATGCGTTAATCTGATTAgccaacataaaaaaaaaaaaaaacgttttacgtcacggaaatcgttctgccgctcgggttcgcagacgttacttttgggtggagagaagcgacgaccggaaatacgccTGTGTCCGCAGGCTAGGGAATTAGGAGAACAAACgaggaggaaaataaaaaagtatATATGCACTTTTCCCCCTCATCGGCGGGATTAAAgttctggattccggattcttcgACGGTGGGACttagcctcgtacccaggccagttcgcgctatccgagttaccagaggaggcttggaaccgagtgCGATTTCAGGCACGCGACGAAGTGGGCACATAACATTGAGGGCATACAACATAGTGGGCAATCGACATGGTGGATACGCGACATAGTG
The genomic region above belongs to Porites lutea chromosome 12, jaPorLute2.1, whole genome shotgun sequence and contains:
- the LOC140954073 gene encoding retinol dehydrogenase 8-like — translated: MSLQIVLISGCSSGIGLATAVLLAKDAEKRFKVYATMRNLAKKGQLEEEGKDQLGDTLIIKQMDVCSDESVTKVVKEVLDAEGKIDVLFNNAGVALLTIMECVPVDMAKELFEVNFFGTLRLIQAVLPGMKERRSGCIINNSSHIGIVGVPFNEIYASSKFAMEGLTEAMAPTLLHFNIRCSILEPGPVGTALGGNMEAWHKKYDKPTADEESSKLLQVVTGNLWPMAFKVIQDVKEVAEIVKTIVLSDKPNLRYQTNKNFHPDEVKAKLADPTGNVIVDLMVKKYFYKE